Part of the Polyodon spathula isolate WHYD16114869_AA unplaced genomic scaffold, ASM1765450v1 scaffolds_3216, whole genome shotgun sequence genome, GTCCAGGAGATATTCAGTGAGGAGGCTGTGAGGAGCTACACGATGCTGCTTTTCACACACGGTGACAAACTGAAAGGCAAGACCATTGAGGATTATATTCAGAGAGGCAGCAAGGAGCTCCAGCAGCTTGTTGAGAAATGTGGGAACAGGTATCATGTTCTCAACACTGAGGACAGGAGCGATCGCACTCAGGTCACACAGCTCCTGGACAAGATAGACAACATGGTGAAGGGAAACAACGGCAGCTACTACACCAGTGAGATGTACCAGCAAGCAGAAGCAAAGATCAGACAAAGACAAGAGGAGATACTGAAGGAGAAGGAAGAGACAATactgagggaggaagaggagctgaGGGCAAAGCACCTGAAAGAACTGGAGAACACAAAAATGAAGATGAGATTGGAAATCCAGAAACGAGACGAGAAGATcagagagctggaggagaggaTCGGAGAGCTGGAGGAAGAGCTGAGGAAAGAACAGGGAGAGAATCACAGGATCAAACTGGAGGAAGAActgaggagaaagagagaggagagagaaagggcgGAGCGAGAGAAGGAGGATTGCAtggagaagggggagagagagaggggagagtacgAGGCAAAACACAGGAGAGAGATAGAGGCGGTCAGGCAGCGCTACGAGGAAATCATCAGACCAGAAGCAGAGAGATCCAATGAGTTTATCAGCACATATGAAAAGCCAGCTGAAGCGAGAGGAG contains:
- the LOC121311425 gene encoding GTPase IMAP family member 9-like — protein: MVLLGKTGAGKSAAGNTILGREEFRSEASSSAVTRECEKRKGQVAGRPVAVINTPELSQDKLQIRSCVSLSAPGPHAFLLVIPVDRFPEEGRRAVETVQEIFSEEAVRSYTMLLFTHGDKLKGKTIEDYIQRGSKELQQLVEKCGNRYHVLNTEDRSDRTQVTQLLDKIDNMVKGNNGSYYTSEMYQQAEAKIRQRQEEILKEKEETILREEEELRAKHLKELENTKMKMRLEIQKRDEKIRELEERIGELEEELRKEQGENHRIKLEEELRRKREERERAEREKEDCMEKGERERGEYEAKHRREIEAVRQRYEEIIRPEAERSNEFISTYEKPAEARGERAALGAVMSAVAAALREGAEAGAVLHTVSRAIREETALGAVMHAAKEAIREEAAQRAVMSAVAAALREGAAIGTVLHTVAEAIEAAPQEPSQEQ